One region of Brachyhypopomus gauderio isolate BG-103 chromosome 9, BGAUD_0.2, whole genome shotgun sequence genomic DNA includes:
- the LOC143522949 gene encoding uncharacterized protein LOC143522949 produces the protein MPGYATRPKRGQRPSKRCHASSSDPRNTTTPTPEQLKSDPVCAYMLCAARETVDPERAEMFRQSAVRMWRERHPPPTKELSPIRVGSVELYATEKTPEGEFADEGEEEEGEEEVQAPSVCSAPTIYYGEGEDAYPPSVCSASTIDYGGGEENVEDYFPSVCSVPTIDYGGREED, from the coding sequence atgccaggctacgccacccggccaAAGAGGGGCCAGCGCCCTAGCAAGCGATGCCATGCCTCTTCTTCCGACCCGCGCAACACCACCACGCCGACTCCCGAGCAGCTGAAGTCAGACCCAGTGTGCGCGTACATGCTGTGCGCGGCACGGGAGACCGTGGATCCCGAAAGGGCAGAGATGTTCCGCCAGTCTGCGGTgcggatgtggagggagcgacacccccCTCCCACCAAGGAACTCTCGCCGATACGGGTGGGCTCAGTGGAGCTCTACGCCACCGAGAAGACCCCAGAGGGCGAGTtcgcagatgagggtgaggaggaggaaggcgaAGAAGAAGTccaggctccctcggtttgttccgcccccaccatatactacggtgagggagAAGACGCCTACCCTCCATCCGTATGCTCCGCCTCCACCATAGACTATGGTGGGGGAGAAGAGAATGTAGAGGATTACTTTCCGTCGGTGTGCTCCGTGCCCACCATAGATTAcggtgggagagaggaggattaa
- the LOC143522950 gene encoding tumor necrosis factor alpha-induced protein 2-like isoform X1: MEQKMREMQRSMAQPEEHIAKPQTSSRPKGQSMEAQPTAGKGDGPKYKSRRRRLIGWVIKKLKKVNNRELQKMKIQILSKIKKFFLKPQKDPADGIPDTQSEIPVVLDFTQNLQQHHLAEADRQLLEQEVNLFISESDEPCAYSENDEDKLHTNYESLMLQLWLAIEDSFNKENQETLRSAMTAILQEEQRDRHWMELDEEQRPCWRPLRCRQIHDTLLKKVVELRLRQAGEDESGANDLSTSLNTKVCRMGKQIRRDLLIVVKDIQGCYSPEFNVCNMYAELYHQAFSTKLVELTRSNMNLEECAYILSWINTYYLGNVMQQKELESHINSESLGALLPEETLRSLEEQYLSCTEAELRKWLSKALKNEEERWQDDKTPELFDEYFISNLGLDVVHLVHETMKISRTTLGNEDKCQRILYQLNTFLVSYKKCISKLIKGKHKHVTDNVQANLVSIKQLREYIEERQSLSADKRAALLSMVADLRDSCHKYLLSPIHSGLKKQYKKLWTQVWLSGSHEVTGELIRNLEDKFQHFSNLKPSCREDLVSQLHFEVMTEYVRRMMKRKLKLKTRDEQEAAAQALCEDSERINTLFTDNGSREKWLSSVLLQLAEVLRLQETGMLELEIAMLVRAYPDLSERHILALLQLKTNLSSSDVRCIRGSLTANKEISKPESVPQFFSKVQVQWCIVVQGASSF, translated from the exons ATGGAACAGAAAATGAGAGAAATGCAGAGAAGCATGGCACAGCCTGAGGAACATATTGCTAAGCCTCAGACCTCCAGTAGGCCAAAGGGGCAGAGCATGGAGGCTCAGCCCACAGCTGGTAAAGGTGATGGGCCCAAATacaagagcaggaggaggaggctgaTTGGTTGGGTCATCAAGAAGTTGAAAAAGGTTAACAACAGAGAGCTACAGAAAATGAAGATACAAATTctgagcaaaataaaaaaattcttTCTGAAGCCTCAGAAGGATCCTGCTGATGGCATCCCTGACACTCAATCAG AGATCCCGGTGGTACTGGATTTCACCCAGAATCTACAACAGCATCATTTGGCAGAAGCTGACAGGCAACTTTTAGAACAAGAGGTAAACCTCTTCATCTCAGAATCAGACGAGCCATGTGCATACTCTGAGAATGATGAGGACAAGTTGCACACAAACTATGAGAGCCTTATGCTGCAACTGTGGTTAGCCATCGAGGACTCCTTCAACAAGGAGAACCAGGAGACATTGAGGAGTGCTATGACTGCCATTCTTCAAGAGGAGCAGCGAGACAGACACTGGATGGAGTTGGATGAAGAGCAACGTCCATGTTGGAGGCCCTTGAGGTGTCGACAGATTCATGACACACTGCTCAAGAAGGTGGTGGAACTACGGCTGCGACAGGCAGGAGAAGACGAGAGCGGGGCTAATGACCTGTCCACTTCCCTCAACACAAAGGTCTGCCGGATGGGCAAGCAAATTCGGAGAGACCTGCTGATAGTGGTTAAAGACATACAGGGATGCTACAGCCCAGAGTTCAATGTGTGCAACATGTATGCTGAGCTCTACCATCAAGCTTTCTCCACCAAACTCGTGGAATTGACTCGTTCCAACATGAACTTGGAAGAATGTGCCTACATCTTAAGTTGGattaatacatattatttagg CAATGTGATGCAACAGAAAGAGCTGGAATCACACATAAACAGTGAATCACTGGGAGCTTTGTTACCAGAAGAAACTCTTAGGTCATTGGAGGAGCAATACCTGTCATGCACAGAG GCTGAGCTGAGAAAATGGCTATCCAAAGCTCTGAAAAATGAGGAAGAACGTTGGCAGGATGACAAAACACCTGAGCTCTTTGACGAATACTTCATTTCCAATCTCGGCTTGGACGTTGTACAT CTTGTTCATGAAACCATGAAGATATCCCGGACTACTTTGGGTAATGAAGATAAATGTCAGAGGATTCTGTATCAGCTGAATACCTTCCTAGTGAG CTACAAGAAATGCATATCTAAACTCATCAAAGGGAAACACAAGCATGTCACAGATAATGTCCAAGCAAATCTGGTTAGCATCAAACAGTTAAG GGAGTATatagaggagagacagagtctTTCAGCAGACAAGAGAGCAGCTTTGCTGTCCATGGTAGCAGACCTCAGAGACTCCTGCCACAAATACCTTCTCAGTCCAATACACAGTGGACTTAAG AAGCAGTATAAGAAGCTCTGGACTCAGGTTTGGCTTTCTGGGAGTCATGAGGTAACTGGAGAACTGATTAGGAATTTGGAGGACAAGTTCCAGCATTTCTCAAACTTGAAGCCTTCGTGCAGGGAG gaTTTGGTGAGTCAGCTCCATTTCGAGGTGATGACTGAATATGtgaggaggatgatgaagaggaagCTGAAACTGAAGACCAGAGATGAGCAAGAAGCAGCTGCACAGGCCCTGTGTGAGGACAGCGAGAGAATCAACACGCTGTTTACTGACAAT GGGTCCAGAGAGAAATGGCTCTCGAGTGTCTTGCTACAACTGGCTGAGGTTCTGAGGCTACAGGAAACGGGGATGCTAGAACTAGAGATTGCTATGCTGGTCAGAGCCTATCCA
- the LOC143522950 gene encoding tumor necrosis factor alpha-induced protein 2-like isoform X2, with translation MEQKMREMQRSMAQPEEHIAKPQTSSRPKGQSMEAQPTAGKGDGPKYKSRRRRLIGWVIKKLKKVNNRELQKMKIQILSKIKKFFLKPQKDPADGIPDTQSEIPVVLDFTQNLQQHHLAEADRQLLEQEVNLFISESDEPCAYSENDEDKLHTNYESLMLQLWLAIEDSFNKENQETLRSAMTAILQEEQRDRHWMELDEEQRPCWRPLRCRQIHDTLLKKVVELRLRQAGEDESGANDLSTSLNTKVCRMGKQIRRDLLIVVKDIQGCYSPEFNVCNMYAELYHQAFSTKLVELTRSNMNLEECAYILSWINTYYLGNVMQQKELESHINSESLGALLPEETLRSLEEQYLSCTEAELRKWLSKALKNEEERWQDDKTPELFDEYFISNLGLDVVHLVHETMKISRTTLGNEDKCQRILYQLNTFLVSYKKCISKLIKGKHKHVTDNVQANLVSIKQLREYIEERQSLSADKRAALLSMVADLRDSCHKYLLSPIHSGLKKQYKKLWTQVWLSGSHEVTGELIRNLEDKFQHFSNLKPSCREDLVSQLHFEVMTEYVRRMMKRKLKLKTRDEQEAAAQALCEDSERINTLFTDNGSREKWLSSVLLQLAEVLRLQETGMLELEIAMLVRAYPDLSERHILALLQLKTNLSSSDVRCIRGSLTANKEISKPESVPQFFSKVQL, from the exons ATGGAACAGAAAATGAGAGAAATGCAGAGAAGCATGGCACAGCCTGAGGAACATATTGCTAAGCCTCAGACCTCCAGTAGGCCAAAGGGGCAGAGCATGGAGGCTCAGCCCACAGCTGGTAAAGGTGATGGGCCCAAATacaagagcaggaggaggaggctgaTTGGTTGGGTCATCAAGAAGTTGAAAAAGGTTAACAACAGAGAGCTACAGAAAATGAAGATACAAATTctgagcaaaataaaaaaattcttTCTGAAGCCTCAGAAGGATCCTGCTGATGGCATCCCTGACACTCAATCAG AGATCCCGGTGGTACTGGATTTCACCCAGAATCTACAACAGCATCATTTGGCAGAAGCTGACAGGCAACTTTTAGAACAAGAGGTAAACCTCTTCATCTCAGAATCAGACGAGCCATGTGCATACTCTGAGAATGATGAGGACAAGTTGCACACAAACTATGAGAGCCTTATGCTGCAACTGTGGTTAGCCATCGAGGACTCCTTCAACAAGGAGAACCAGGAGACATTGAGGAGTGCTATGACTGCCATTCTTCAAGAGGAGCAGCGAGACAGACACTGGATGGAGTTGGATGAAGAGCAACGTCCATGTTGGAGGCCCTTGAGGTGTCGACAGATTCATGACACACTGCTCAAGAAGGTGGTGGAACTACGGCTGCGACAGGCAGGAGAAGACGAGAGCGGGGCTAATGACCTGTCCACTTCCCTCAACACAAAGGTCTGCCGGATGGGCAAGCAAATTCGGAGAGACCTGCTGATAGTGGTTAAAGACATACAGGGATGCTACAGCCCAGAGTTCAATGTGTGCAACATGTATGCTGAGCTCTACCATCAAGCTTTCTCCACCAAACTCGTGGAATTGACTCGTTCCAACATGAACTTGGAAGAATGTGCCTACATCTTAAGTTGGattaatacatattatttagg CAATGTGATGCAACAGAAAGAGCTGGAATCACACATAAACAGTGAATCACTGGGAGCTTTGTTACCAGAAGAAACTCTTAGGTCATTGGAGGAGCAATACCTGTCATGCACAGAG GCTGAGCTGAGAAAATGGCTATCCAAAGCTCTGAAAAATGAGGAAGAACGTTGGCAGGATGACAAAACACCTGAGCTCTTTGACGAATACTTCATTTCCAATCTCGGCTTGGACGTTGTACAT CTTGTTCATGAAACCATGAAGATATCCCGGACTACTTTGGGTAATGAAGATAAATGTCAGAGGATTCTGTATCAGCTGAATACCTTCCTAGTGAG CTACAAGAAATGCATATCTAAACTCATCAAAGGGAAACACAAGCATGTCACAGATAATGTCCAAGCAAATCTGGTTAGCATCAAACAGTTAAG GGAGTATatagaggagagacagagtctTTCAGCAGACAAGAGAGCAGCTTTGCTGTCCATGGTAGCAGACCTCAGAGACTCCTGCCACAAATACCTTCTCAGTCCAATACACAGTGGACTTAAG AAGCAGTATAAGAAGCTCTGGACTCAGGTTTGGCTTTCTGGGAGTCATGAGGTAACTGGAGAACTGATTAGGAATTTGGAGGACAAGTTCCAGCATTTCTCAAACTTGAAGCCTTCGTGCAGGGAG gaTTTGGTGAGTCAGCTCCATTTCGAGGTGATGACTGAATATGtgaggaggatgatgaagaggaagCTGAAACTGAAGACCAGAGATGAGCAAGAAGCAGCTGCACAGGCCCTGTGTGAGGACAGCGAGAGAATCAACACGCTGTTTACTGACAAT GGGTCCAGAGAGAAATGGCTCTCGAGTGTCTTGCTACAACTGGCTGAGGTTCTGAGGCTACAGGAAACGGGGATGCTAGAACTAGAGATTGCTATGCTGGTCAGAGCCTATCCA